In a genomic window of Saccharothrix sp. HUAS TT1:
- a CDS encoding resolvase encodes MVVELLRRYSNRPDLLGPLVSVMQKINDPAADGHERVTTIEGRTASPGYVRQVLIEQNITELIDAYRTGSTAKALAERYSVHVSTIKKKLRKHGVRRTTMTRD; translated from the coding sequence GTGGTGGTGGAGCTTCTCCGCCGATATTCAAACCGTCCCGACCTCCTTGGGCCGCTGGTCAGCGTCATGCAGAAGATCAACGATCCGGCCGCAGATGGTCACGAGAGGGTCACCACCATCGAGGGCAGGACAGCCTCTCCTGGTTACGTCCGGCAGGTACTCATAGAGCAGAACATCACCGAGCTGATTGACGCCTACCGCACAGGCTCAACAGCGAAGGCGCTGGCGGAGCGATACAGCGTCCATGTCAGCACAATCAAGAAGAAGCTGAGGAAGCACGGAGTGCGCCGGACCACGATGACTCGCGATTAA
- a CDS encoding SDR family NAD(P)-dependent oxidoreductase, translating into MRRTAVVTAGTAGIGLETAVGLAAAGFAVTAVGRDAERGARAVDRINAADPAHPARFLAADLASLAEVRDLADRIAADGPLTALVNNVGAMFPERRDSVDGVEATFAVNHLSPYLLTELLLPVLRAGAPSRVVNVTTGAVRTARRSFDAVEPPGGYYGFHWYGRAKLANLAYTLDLAGRLDGSGVSVFAADPGGAATGMTTGRMRDPRIVSPGLRLLWPLVRRVFERSTSGPASTAARSSIFAATDDSLTGRTGVVIGPGARPVTPLRAATDPAVAEAVARLSRLHAPVAGA; encoded by the coding sequence ATGAGACGCACAGCAGTGGTCACGGCGGGAACAGCGGGGATCGGTCTGGAGACCGCGGTGGGACTGGCCGCGGCCGGGTTCGCGGTCACCGCGGTCGGGCGCGACGCCGAGCGCGGCGCCCGCGCGGTGGACCGGATCAACGCCGCCGACCCGGCGCACCCGGCCCGCTTCCTGGCCGCCGACCTGGCCTCGCTGGCCGAGGTCCGCGACCTGGCCGACCGGATCGCGGCCGACGGCCCGCTGACCGCACTGGTCAACAACGTCGGGGCGATGTTCCCCGAGCGCCGGGACTCGGTCGACGGGGTCGAGGCGACGTTCGCCGTCAACCACCTCTCGCCCTACCTGTTGACCGAACTGCTGCTGCCGGTGCTGCGCGCCGGTGCGCCGAGCCGGGTGGTGAACGTGACCACGGGCGCCGTCCGGACCGCCCGGCGTTCGTTCGACGCCGTCGAACCGCCCGGCGGCTACTACGGCTTCCACTGGTACGGGCGGGCCAAGCTCGCCAACCTCGCCTACACCCTGGACCTGGCCGGGCGCCTCGACGGCTCGGGCGTGTCGGTGTTCGCCGCCGACCCGGGCGGCGCCGCGACCGGCATGACCACCGGCCGGATGCGCGACCCCCGGATCGTCTCCCCCGGGCTGCGACTGCTCTGGCCGCTCGTGCGCCGGGTCTTCGAGCGCTCCACCTCCGGACCGGCGTCCACGGCGGCCAGGTCCTCGATCTTCGCCGCCACCGACGACTCGCTGACCGGTCGGACCGGCGTCGTCATCGGCCCCGGGGCGCGGCCGGTCACGCCGCTCCGAGCGGCCACCGACCCGGCCGTCGCCGAGGCCGTCGCCCGGCTCAGCCGACTGCACGCGCCCGTCGCCGGAGCCTGA
- a CDS encoding response regulator produces MRVVIAEDSVLLRVGVQRLLADEGIETVAAVEDGGALLAAIDEHRPDLALVDVRMPPTFTDEGLRAAIEARRRVPGLPVLVLSQYVEERYAVELLAGGANGVGYLLKERVADVSEFVASVRRVAGGGTSIDHEVITQLMVRSRRNPVDSLTQREREVLGLMAEGLSNGAIAASLVVSDGAVEKHVGNIFAKLGLEPSTSEHRRVRAVLAYLNLG; encoded by the coding sequence GTGCGCGTGGTGATCGCGGAGGACTCGGTCCTCCTCCGGGTGGGCGTGCAGCGCCTGCTCGCCGACGAGGGGATCGAGACGGTCGCGGCGGTGGAGGACGGTGGCGCGCTGCTCGCCGCGATCGACGAGCACCGCCCCGACCTGGCCCTGGTGGACGTGCGGATGCCGCCGACGTTCACCGACGAGGGCCTGCGGGCCGCGATCGAGGCGCGCAGGCGCGTGCCCGGCCTGCCGGTGCTGGTGCTCTCGCAGTACGTCGAGGAGCGGTACGCGGTGGAGCTGCTGGCGGGCGGCGCGAACGGCGTCGGCTACCTGCTCAAGGAGCGGGTGGCCGACGTCTCGGAGTTCGTCGCCTCGGTGCGCCGCGTCGCGGGCGGCGGCACGAGCATCGACCACGAGGTCATCACGCAGCTCATGGTCCGGTCCAGGCGCAACCCGGTCGACTCGCTGACCCAGCGCGAGCGGGAGGTGCTGGGCCTGATGGCGGAGGGCCTGTCGAACGGCGCCATCGCGGCCTCGCTCGTCGTCTCCGACGGCGCGGTGGAGAAGCACGTCGGCAACATCTTCGCCAAGCTCGGCCTGGAGCCGAGCACGTCCGAGCACCGCCGGGTGCGCGCCGTGCTCGCCTACCTCAACCTGGGCTGA
- a CDS encoding helix-turn-helix transcriptional regulator: MAVRRIGLARARKAAGFTQESFAEAMHVDRSTVVRWEAGEREPLPYQRPKLARLLRMSLDRLDQVLAAGGHGEPRDRLAHSLEQPGSVDLMTVAQLRQHVHELDERYDRAPSTSLLAETGQALGQITFLSAHAKAHRVRRELSAVEAESAILMGQLVWDASQRRDHRTAHRYFAQAVTAAKRVRDPATEGLAWLRKSYVALYGENDPSTGLALTLRAAETTAETSQALSGLATLHAAEAHAMMGQLTDCERMLGEADRRLEQVDADDVAFDLFSPTHRGRLAGSCYLFLGQAERAARILDATAAELRERSKSAAIVLGNLSLARLRQGQVDKAAGTLHEAMDMIELTWGGGGLNILFDACREMQPWRQEPEVQDVYDRVMTLMATK; the protein is encoded by the coding sequence ATGGCGGTACGACGAATCGGTCTTGCACGGGCACGGAAAGCGGCCGGGTTCACCCAGGAGTCGTTCGCTGAGGCCATGCACGTCGACCGTTCCACGGTGGTGCGTTGGGAAGCTGGCGAAAGAGAGCCTCTTCCGTACCAGCGCCCGAAGCTGGCCCGCCTGCTGAGGATGTCACTCGATAGACTTGATCAGGTACTCGCGGCTGGTGGGCATGGCGAGCCACGTGATCGCCTCGCTCACTCCTTGGAGCAGCCTGGCTCTGTGGACCTCATGACTGTGGCGCAGCTGCGGCAGCATGTTCACGAACTCGATGAACGCTACGACCGGGCGCCCTCGACCTCGCTCCTCGCGGAAACAGGCCAGGCGCTGGGGCAGATCACCTTTCTCTCAGCACACGCCAAAGCGCACCGTGTCCGCCGGGAGTTGAGCGCCGTCGAGGCCGAGAGTGCGATCTTGATGGGGCAGCTTGTCTGGGACGCCTCGCAGCGTCGTGACCATCGCACCGCTCACCGCTACTTCGCCCAAGCCGTCACAGCCGCCAAACGAGTCCGCGACCCTGCGACCGAGGGCTTGGCCTGGTTGCGCAAGAGCTACGTGGCGCTCTACGGCGAGAACGATCCCTCTACTGGGTTGGCGCTGACTCTGCGGGCAGCCGAGACCACTGCGGAGACGAGTCAGGCGCTCAGCGGCCTTGCCACGCTCCACGCCGCCGAGGCCCACGCCATGATGGGACAGTTGACCGACTGCGAGCGGATGCTCGGAGAGGCTGATCGTCGCCTTGAACAGGTCGACGCCGATGACGTGGCGTTCGATCTGTTCTCCCCGACCCACCGCGGGCGACTGGCTGGGTCGTGCTACCTCTTCCTCGGCCAGGCAGAGAGGGCCGCACGCATCCTCGACGCCACGGCTGCCGAACTCCGCGAGCGCTCGAAGTCTGCGGCCATCGTGCTCGGCAACCTCAGCCTGGCCCGTCTGCGCCAAGGCCAGGTGGACAAGGCCGCCGGGACGCTGCACGAGGCGATGGACATGATCGAGCTGACCTGGGGCGGGGGCGGACTCAACATCCTGTTCGATGCCTGCCGCGAGATGCAGCCGTGGCGTCAGGAGCCCGAGGTGCAAGATGTCTACGACCGGGTGATGACGCTGATGGCAACGAAGTAG
- a CDS encoding sensor histidine kinase codes for MVTRVNPNIGRISGYFLVNLVTGIFWFVLLVTLGAVSLGTAVIWVGVPLGVLTMVLARAAATAERGWLRLTLGVDIPRPYRPLPDTATARAKAIAKDPATWRDFSYWLLMLPLGAVEFAVTVALWSAVAATVGLPFYLHTLPATWEVDFGGGNLWVIDTFAKALPVSALGLLLGLLSYRLLKALARGHAALARTLLGPSRASVLSAEAQRLSASRARGVEAAEAERRRIERDLHDGAQQRLVAVAMGLGRARGKMESDPDAARELIAEAHADAKLAISELRDLARGIYPSVLGDRGLDAALSSLAARCPIPVEVEVDVEPRPPTAVESTAYFTVAESLTNVAKHSGATAAHVRVSRTENSVVVEVTDNGDGGAEVRPGGGLAGLADRAATIDGVVVVVSPLGGPTVIRTELPCAW; via the coding sequence ATGGTGACGCGGGTCAACCCGAACATCGGCCGGATCAGCGGCTACTTCCTGGTGAACCTGGTCACCGGGATCTTCTGGTTCGTCCTGCTGGTGACCCTGGGCGCGGTCAGCCTGGGCACCGCGGTGATCTGGGTCGGCGTCCCGCTGGGCGTGCTGACCATGGTGCTGGCGCGGGCCGCGGCGACGGCCGAGCGCGGTTGGCTGCGGTTGACGCTGGGCGTGGACATCCCCCGGCCCTACCGGCCGCTGCCGGACACCGCCACGGCCCGCGCGAAGGCCATCGCGAAGGACCCGGCGACGTGGCGCGACTTCTCCTACTGGCTGCTGATGCTGCCGCTCGGCGCGGTCGAGTTCGCGGTCACGGTGGCGCTGTGGTCGGCCGTCGCGGCCACCGTCGGCCTGCCGTTCTACCTGCACACGCTGCCCGCCACCTGGGAGGTCGACTTCGGCGGCGGCAACCTGTGGGTGATCGACACATTCGCCAAGGCGCTCCCGGTGAGCGCGCTCGGCCTGCTGCTCGGCCTGCTGTCGTACCGGCTGCTCAAGGCGCTCGCCCGGGGGCACGCGGCGCTCGCGCGGACGCTGCTCGGCCCGTCGCGCGCCAGCGTGCTGTCCGCCGAGGCGCAGCGGCTGTCCGCCAGCCGGGCCCGCGGCGTCGAGGCGGCCGAGGCGGAGCGCAGGCGCATCGAGCGGGACCTGCACGACGGCGCGCAGCAGCGGCTGGTCGCGGTGGCCATGGGCCTCGGCCGGGCCCGCGGCAAGATGGAGTCCGACCCGGACGCGGCCCGCGAGCTGATCGCCGAGGCGCACGCCGACGCCAAGCTGGCCATCTCCGAGCTGCGCGACCTGGCCCGCGGCATCTACCCGTCGGTGCTGGGCGACCGCGGCCTGGACGCGGCGCTGTCGTCGCTGGCCGCGCGCTGCCCGATCCCGGTCGAGGTGGAGGTGGACGTCGAGCCGCGCCCGCCGACAGCCGTGGAGAGCACCGCGTACTTCACCGTCGCCGAGTCGCTGACGAACGTCGCCAAGCACTCCGGCGCGACCGCGGCGCACGTCAGGGTCTCCCGCACCGAGAACTCCGTGGTGGTCGAGGTCACCGACAACGGCGACGGTGGCGCCGAGGTGCGCCCGGGCGGTGGCCTCGCGGGCCTCGCGGACCGGGCTGCGACGATCGACGGCGTGGTCGTCGTGGTGAGCCCGCTGGGCGGGCCGACAGTGATCCGGACGGAGCTGCCGTGCGCGTGGTGA
- a CDS encoding 5-formyltetrahydrofolate cyclo-ligase encodes MADVDQAKQAAREHVWALLEHEHAVPPDVHGRIPSFHGAEEAADRLAELPEWKAARVIKAVPDTAQQPVRARALREGKLVYMAVPKLAGERPFIVLDPKNLDITPEEAAVRHTAAQVGHHVDVDAMSSVDLIVCGSVAVNRRGVRLGKGAGYSDIEVALLQEAGLIGPDTTIVTTVHALQVVDDELPETAHDFSVDVIVTPETTIRCPEPRRPQGLLWDELSAEKIAAIPVLAARQQSRR; translated from the coding sequence GTGGCGGACGTCGATCAGGCGAAGCAGGCTGCCCGCGAACACGTATGGGCACTGCTGGAACACGAACATGCCGTTCCGCCTGACGTCCACGGCCGCATCCCCTCCTTCCACGGTGCCGAGGAGGCCGCCGACCGCCTGGCGGAGCTACCCGAGTGGAAGGCTGCACGGGTGATCAAGGCGGTACCGGATACTGCTCAGCAACCGGTACGCGCCAGAGCGCTGCGCGAAGGCAAGCTCGTCTACATGGCGGTTCCCAAGCTTGCCGGTGAACGACCCTTCATCGTGCTCGACCCGAAGAATCTCGACATCACGCCCGAAGAGGCGGCTGTGCGGCATACCGCCGCTCAAGTCGGTCACCACGTGGATGTTGATGCCATGAGTTCCGTCGACCTGATCGTCTGCGGCAGCGTGGCGGTGAACCGGCGCGGGGTCCGTCTCGGCAAGGGCGCTGGGTACTCGGACATCGAGGTGGCACTGCTTCAGGAAGCTGGTCTCATTGGGCCCGACACCACGATCGTGACGACAGTGCACGCGCTCCAAGTGGTGGACGACGAGCTGCCCGAGACTGCACACGACTTCAGCGTCGATGTGATCGTGACACCAGAGACGACGATCCGTTGCCCGGAGCCACGGCGGCCGCAGGGCCTGCTGTGGGATGAGCTATCGGCTGAGAAGATCGCGGCGATCCCCGTGTTGGCGGCACGTCAGCAGTCACGTCGGTAA
- the hrpB gene encoding ATP-dependent helicase HrpB: MELPNLPIRPLLGEIAATLTAHGTAVLVAPPGTGKTTLVPLALDGRVVVAEPRRLAARAAAARMASLLGEPVGQTVGYSVRGDRKTSKNTRVEVVTSGLLVRRLQHDPELAGVGTVLLDECHERHLDADLLLALLLDARAGLRPDLRLLATSATVAADRLAQLLGGAPVVRVDARAFPVEVAHTPPVRDERVEATVARAARRALSEVDGDVLVFLPGVAEIRRCAALLGGDVDVLPLHGRLAATAQDDALRPGTRRRVVLSTAIAESSLTVPGVRAVVDSGLSRVPRVDHRRGLSGLATVRVSAAVADQRAGRAGREAPGRVYRCWPAHEHSTLPRYPEPEIRTADLTRLALELACWGVPDGEGLGWWDAPPPGALDAGRSVLRALGAFDDRGVTDRGRRMADLGLHPRLARALLDGAAVVGARGAAEVVALLDDDRANSGVELTTRDADPREVRRLAAMVDSSGSGGTGGSGGSGGDPALVVALAHPERLARRRSPGSPVYLMAGGTAVELPPGSGLADAEWLAVAVADREAGRAHGRIRLAARADEELAVRAASSLLSDEDDVRWDGDVVANRLRKLGAITLSSKPSHDREAIRRALLEGLRVEGSGLLRWDADGLRTRERMAFLHRVVGDPWPSVDDEALLAVVDVGDARRKADLARISGEQVVRRLLPWPAAARFDELAPDRLEVPSGSRIRVDYSADGPVLPVKVQEVFGWTETPRLADGRVPVVLHLLSPAGRPTAVTGDLASFWRTGYPRVRSELRGRYPKHRWPEDPMTAPPARR, translated from the coding sequence GTGGAGCTGCCGAACCTGCCCATCCGCCCGCTGCTCGGCGAGATCGCGGCCACGCTGACCGCGCACGGGACCGCGGTGCTGGTCGCGCCGCCGGGGACGGGCAAGACGACGCTGGTGCCGCTGGCGCTGGACGGTCGCGTGGTGGTGGCCGAACCGCGGCGGTTGGCCGCGAGGGCCGCCGCGGCGCGGATGGCGAGCCTGCTGGGCGAGCCGGTCGGGCAGACCGTGGGCTACTCGGTCCGGGGTGACCGGAAGACCTCGAAGAACACCCGGGTCGAGGTCGTCACGTCGGGTCTGCTGGTGCGGCGGTTGCAGCACGACCCGGAGCTGGCGGGCGTCGGCACGGTGTTGCTGGACGAGTGCCACGAGCGGCACCTGGACGCGGACCTGCTGCTGGCGCTGCTGCTCGACGCGCGGGCGGGGCTGCGGCCGGACCTGCGGCTGCTGGCCACGTCCGCGACCGTGGCGGCCGACCGGTTGGCGCAGCTCCTGGGTGGTGCGCCGGTCGTCCGGGTGGACGCGCGGGCGTTCCCGGTGGAGGTCGCGCACACCCCGCCGGTCCGCGACGAGCGCGTGGAGGCCACCGTCGCCCGCGCCGCGCGCCGCGCTTTGTCCGAAGTGGACGGCGACGTGCTGGTGTTCCTGCCCGGTGTGGCGGAGATCCGGCGCTGTGCGGCGCTCCTCGGTGGCGACGTGGACGTGCTCCCGCTGCACGGTCGGCTGGCCGCCACCGCGCAGGACGACGCGCTGCGCCCGGGAACCCGGCGCCGGGTGGTGCTGTCGACGGCGATCGCCGAGTCGAGCCTGACCGTGCCGGGGGTGCGGGCGGTGGTGGACTCGGGGCTGTCCCGGGTGCCGCGGGTGGACCACCGGCGCGGGTTGTCCGGCCTGGCGACGGTCCGGGTCAGCGCGGCGGTGGCCGACCAGCGCGCGGGCCGGGCGGGGCGGGAGGCGCCGGGCCGGGTCTACCGGTGCTGGCCCGCGCACGAGCACAGCACGCTGCCGCGCTACCCGGAGCCGGAGATCCGGACCGCCGACCTGACCCGGTTGGCGCTGGAACTGGCCTGCTGGGGCGTGCCGGACGGCGAAGGGCTCGGCTGGTGGGACGCGCCGCCGCCGGGCGCGCTGGACGCCGGGCGGTCGGTGCTGCGGGCGCTGGGCGCGTTCGACGATCGCGGCGTCACGGACCGGGGCCGGCGGATGGCGGACCTCGGCCTGCACCCCCGGCTGGCGCGGGCGTTGCTGGACGGCGCGGCGGTCGTCGGGGCGCGCGGGGCGGCCGAGGTGGTGGCCCTGCTGGACGACGACCGGGCGAACTCCGGGGTCGAGCTGACGACCCGCGACGCGGACCCGCGCGAGGTGCGCCGACTGGCCGCGATGGTGGACAGCTCGGGCAGCGGCGGCACGGGCGGCAGCGGCGGCTCGGGTGGCGACCCGGCGCTGGTCGTCGCCCTGGCCCACCCGGAGCGGTTGGCGCGCAGGCGCTCCCCCGGCTCGCCGGTCTACCTGATGGCCGGCGGCACGGCGGTGGAGCTGCCGCCGGGCAGCGGGTTGGCCGACGCCGAGTGGCTCGCGGTGGCGGTCGCCGACCGGGAGGCGGGCCGCGCGCACGGGCGCATCCGGCTGGCCGCGCGGGCCGACGAGGAGCTGGCGGTGCGGGCCGCGTCGTCCCTGCTGTCCGATGAGGACGACGTGCGGTGGGACGGTGACGTGGTGGCGAACCGGCTGCGCAAGCTGGGCGCGATCACGTTGTCCAGCAAGCCGTCGCACGACCGCGAGGCGATCCGGCGGGCGCTGCTCGAAGGGCTGCGGGTGGAGGGCTCGGGCCTGCTGCGGTGGGACGCGGACGGGCTGCGCACGCGTGAGCGGATGGCGTTCCTGCACCGCGTGGTCGGCGACCCGTGGCCGTCGGTGGACGACGAGGCGCTGCTCGCCGTGGTGGACGTGGGTGACGCCCGGCGCAAGGCGGACCTGGCGCGCATCAGCGGCGAGCAGGTGGTGCGGCGGCTGCTGCCGTGGCCGGCGGCCGCCCGGTTCGACGAGCTCGCGCCGGACCGGCTCGAAGTCCCCTCGGGTTCGCGCATCCGGGTGGACTACTCCGCCGACGGGCCCGTGCTGCCGGTGAAGGTGCAGGAGGTCTTCGGCTGGACCGAGACGCCCCGGCTGGCGGACGGCCGGGTCCCGGTCGTGCTGCACCTGCTCTCCCCGGCCGGTCGGCCGACCGCCGTGACCGGCGACCTGGCGTCGTTCTGGCGGACCGGCTACCCGCGGGTCCGGTCCGAGCTGCGGGGCCGCTACCCGAAGCACCGCTGGCCGGAGGACCCGATGACCGCGCCACCGGCCCGCCGCTGA
- a CDS encoding bifunctional DNA primase/polymerase translates to MPTSTPDTEPSTTLQAALSYAELGWPVLPGAVWKDGHFASPVDEQRVTSPCLRPIHEATTNAELVREWWSTPGLHEPNVFMVTGSELGAFAVAESLVMTLADNPWFAAFPTPVLAFPNMPIAYFLVRPPMPSVLMNHEARVVEAGMPMPLPPSTLETTPLIWLVTPEQAGGRLMPGDALADLIQSFEKRKSA, encoded by the coding sequence GTGCCGACCAGCACACCGGACACCGAACCGTCCACGACCTTGCAAGCCGCCCTGAGCTACGCCGAGCTGGGCTGGCCCGTCCTGCCGGGAGCCGTCTGGAAGGACGGACACTTCGCTAGCCCCGTAGACGAGCAACGTGTCACCAGTCCCTGCCTCCGACCGATTCACGAAGCCACCACCAACGCCGAACTGGTCCGCGAGTGGTGGTCGACGCCGGGACTGCACGAGCCGAACGTCTTCATGGTGACCGGTTCCGAGCTGGGAGCGTTCGCCGTGGCCGAGTCGCTGGTCATGACGCTTGCGGATAACCCGTGGTTCGCCGCGTTCCCGACACCGGTGCTGGCGTTCCCGAACATGCCGATCGCCTACTTCCTAGTCCGGCCGCCGATGCCGTCGGTGCTCATGAACCACGAGGCGCGAGTCGTGGAGGCCGGGATGCCGATGCCCTTGCCGCCGAGCACGTTGGAAACCACGCCGCTGATCTGGCTGGTGACGCCCGAACAGGCGGGTGGCCGCCTGATGCCAGGTGACGCCCTGGCCGACCTGATCCAGAGCTTCGAGAAGAGGAAGAGCGCATGA
- a CDS encoding TetR/AcrR family transcriptional regulator, producing MSAKGGDGTPLRADAARNRERVLEAARSRLASGDDSLQLNAIAKLAGVGVGTVYRHFPTRHALLEALVAERFRRLVERAREVAADPDPARGLRALLRHTLDLSLADPGFAAVLESADRAGAPTSALKAELDQAVTPLLDRAREAGAVRSDVVADDVRRLLCGVEHAVRSGDDDPRYAELYLDILVAGLRPAR from the coding sequence GTGAGCGCGAAGGGTGGAGATGGAACGCCGTTGCGCGCCGACGCCGCGCGCAACCGGGAGCGGGTGCTGGAGGCGGCCCGGTCCCGGTTGGCCTCCGGCGACGACTCGTTGCAGCTCAACGCCATCGCCAAGCTCGCCGGGGTGGGCGTGGGCACGGTGTACCGGCACTTCCCGACGCGGCACGCGCTGCTGGAGGCGCTGGTGGCCGAGCGCTTCCGGCGCCTGGTCGAGCGGGCGCGGGAGGTGGCGGCGGACCCGGACCCGGCGCGCGGCCTGCGCGCCCTGCTGCGCCACACCCTCGACCTGTCGCTGGCGGACCCCGGGTTCGCGGCGGTGCTGGAGTCGGCCGACCGCGCCGGCGCTCCGACCTCGGCGCTGAAGGCCGAACTCGACCAGGCCGTCACGCCCCTGCTCGACCGGGCCCGCGAGGCGGGCGCCGTCCGTTCCGACGTGGTGGCCGACGACGTCAGGCGCCTGCTGTGCGGGGTGGAGCACGCGGTGCGCTCCGGCGACGACGACCCGCGCTACGCCGAGCTGTACCTCGACATCCTCGTGGCGGGCCTGAGACCGGCGCGCTGA
- a CDS encoding HEPN domain-containing protein gives MSQLDVNQPFDLFGQFWKAGEEEKRTPGRLYRTADGIRIQLFEDLRPGPSYVAVKQDEQNSVFEVIDSPEKHEPLTLYGRVGQMVGSITAYDCITVHSQSDLFDSGVGEYILAPRGVIFGAHTLGVKQTYSGVRVRTRDVDEWANLPGFFSSEADDGTRSLSYRMPKFEPVALTGGASFTVSQTARLTWPTVRGGSMMREVWLQVTDLQLSNWQEIDRRIVTPLSSLITLCVGEVNDLTSIELTIDGRDWFPLVSNYINYVEPRSERLRVLAGLSDLGFAGVANWLNKVETLGPLPPVIAHFSARRDVVKLETELLEMTTVAEGLHRRLRPDQKRISDEDRRQARKLVLEALKDMEDVKDVLRGVFNHIGELSYPNRLRGLADIIHDVAPEICGDQNKWSKVVSDARNSYAHRSAGFLDESNIDSLFTVVESLRWLLRCILLLEAGLDGALLGERLRDVSGFRLFLERAAENLPAIYGP, from the coding sequence ATGTCGCAGCTTGACGTCAATCAACCATTCGATCTATTTGGGCAGTTCTGGAAAGCTGGCGAAGAGGAAAAGCGCACACCGGGTCGCTTGTACCGAACGGCGGACGGTATCCGGATACAACTCTTCGAAGACTTGCGCCCAGGGCCGAGTTACGTTGCGGTGAAGCAAGATGAGCAAAATTCGGTCTTCGAAGTAATCGACTCTCCTGAAAAGCATGAACCGCTAACTCTGTACGGACGCGTCGGTCAAATGGTTGGCAGTATTACCGCTTATGACTGTATAACTGTGCACTCGCAGTCGGATCTGTTCGATAGCGGCGTCGGCGAATATATCCTTGCACCGCGCGGCGTCATCTTCGGTGCTCACACGTTAGGCGTGAAGCAAACATACTCTGGTGTGCGCGTGCGTACTAGAGACGTGGATGAATGGGCCAACCTGCCAGGTTTCTTTTCCAGTGAGGCGGATGACGGTACAAGAAGCCTAAGCTACCGAATGCCGAAGTTTGAGCCCGTCGCTTTGACTGGCGGGGCCAGCTTTACCGTTTCGCAAACGGCGCGTCTAACTTGGCCTACCGTTCGCGGCGGTTCGATGATGCGTGAAGTCTGGTTGCAGGTCACTGATCTGCAACTGAGTAACTGGCAAGAGATCGACCGTCGGATTGTGACACCTCTGTCGAGTCTTATCACCTTGTGTGTAGGCGAAGTGAACGACTTGACCAGCATTGAGCTGACTATTGATGGTCGCGATTGGTTCCCTCTGGTATCGAACTACATAAATTACGTTGAGCCGCGCAGTGAACGTCTTAGGGTACTTGCCGGACTTTCGGATCTGGGGTTCGCTGGTGTAGCTAATTGGCTGAATAAAGTCGAAACACTGGGACCTCTGCCGCCGGTTATTGCCCATTTTTCAGCAAGGCGTGACGTCGTCAAGCTTGAGACCGAGCTTCTCGAGATGACGACCGTCGCCGAAGGACTTCACAGACGTCTTCGTCCCGATCAAAAGCGGATCAGCGATGAAGATCGCAGGCAAGCACGGAAACTTGTTCTTGAAGCACTCAAGGACATGGAAGATGTAAAAGACGTTTTGCGCGGGGTGTTCAATCATATTGGCGAGTTGAGCTACCCTAACCGATTGAGAGGGCTGGCGGACATCATCCACGATGTGGCTCCGGAAATCTGTGGCGACCAAAATAAGTGGTCTAAGGTTGTCTCGGACGCCCGGAATTCCTATGCACATCGCAGTGCCGGCTTCCTGGATGAATCTAATATCGATTCGCTATTTACTGTAGTGGAGTCGTTGAGATGGCTGCTTCGCTGCATTCTCCTGCTTGAGGCGGGACTAGATGGCGCGCTACTCGGAGAACGCCTCCGAGATGTCAGTGGGTTTCGACTCTTCCTCGAGCGGGCTGCCGAGAACTTGCCTGCCATTTATGGTCCATGA